In Streptomyces sclerotialus, the DNA window CGGAGAACGACTTCCTGGGCTGGCACAAGTGGAAGCTGGGCTGGCTGGCCCCGAAGCAGGTGGACTGCGTGCACCGCGCCGGGTCGGTCTCCACGCACCGGCTCACGGCGGCAGCCGTCCCCGGCGGCACGAAGATCGCCGTCGTCCCGGTCTCCCGGTACCGGGCGTACGTCGTGGAGGCGCGCCGCACCGGCCCGCTCGACCCGACCGCCTGCCGGCCCGGCGTCCTGGTCTACCGCGTCGCCACCGACGTCCCGTCGGGCAAGGGCCCGATCCGGATCTCCGACGCCACCCCGAAGAGCGCCGGGTGCTTCCACAAGGACCCGAACGTCCGCGCAGGCCTGACGGACGCCACGTACCGCCCCGGCCAGACCTTCCGCGCCGACGGCATAACGGTCAAGGTCCTCGAGGACCGCCCGGCGGCGGCCGACGTCGACCACGACGCCACGGACGCCTTCCGCGTGCGGATCACCACCCCGCGGCGCCACTGACGCCCGACGCGGCGAGCCCTGCCGACGCAGCGAGCCCTGCCGGCGCATGCCCCCTGCCGGCGCATGTGCGGCCCCTGTCGGCCCCCCTGCCGCCCTGCCGCCGCGTACGGCCCCCGCACCCCCGCAGCCCCCGCGCACCCCTCAGAGCTCCTCAGAAGCTCCTCAGAGCCCCTCAGGCGCCCCCACACAGCCTCTCCGCCCGCTCCAGGCGCTCAGTCCCTCCAATGCCGCCGGCCCAGGCTCACGAGCCGCAGCTGCCTGCGGGCCCGCTCGGCGATCCGGTCGCACGCGACCGTGTCGCCGTCGTCGGCGGCGTCGAGGATTGCCGACGCGGTCATCACCAGGTGATCGACGTACATCTCCGCGAGCATCAGCACGTCGTCGTCGCTCCAGCCGTCCGACACCGGCTGTGCCCGGAGCGCCGCCGCCACCTCGGCGGCGAACCGCGCCAGCTCGGCGGCTATCGCCCTGCGCACCGCCCGCACGCCGCCGTGCCGCTCGCGCGCGATGAAGCGGATGTGCGCCGGGTTCTCACGTACGTACTGCTCGACCACCGCGACCGTACGGTCGATCCGCCCCTCGGCATCGGGCTGCTCCGCGAGGATCGCGCGGACCACGCCGTGCAGGCTGCCGAGCGACTCCTCCACCAGCGCGACGCCCAGGTCGGGGATGTCCCGGAAGTGCCGGTAGAACGCCGCGGGCGCCACCCCCACCATCCGCGTCACCTCGCGCAGCCCGATGCTGCTCAGGCTCTGCTCCGCCAGCAGCCGGAGCCCGGCGTCGAGGAGCGCCTGTCGGGTCTTCTGCTTCTGGGCCTGCCGGACGCCGGTGGTGTGACTCATGCCATTCAGTAAACATCCGTTCTCCGACGCGATCCACCCCGGGCCGCGCTAGACTGATAAGTCAGTGAACGACTGTGACACCAACTGTTCACTGAATTGAACGATCAAGGCCACCCACCTCACCTGGAAGGGCCAGCAATGATCTTCCTTGTCGCAGCCTTGCTCCTCCTGGGAGTTCTCATAGGCACCGCGGCACACCTCCCGCTCGCCGCGACTCTCACCGCGGCCGCCGCGATCGCCGCCTGGCTACTGATCTTCGCCATCCGCGAGTACCGCGCGAAGGAGGCCCGTCGATGACCACCCTGACCCATCGCCTCAGGACCGAGCCCGACGAGACCCGGACGGAGTCCGGCGGGACCGGGACCGGACCGGCCGCGACCGGCGCCGCCCCCACGCCCCGCCGCAAGGGCAGCCAGGCCGACGGCATGGCCGTGGCCTCCTTCGTCCTCGGCCTCGTGGGCCTGCTGGTCATGAACCTGGTACTCGGCCCGCTGTCCCTGATCCTGGGCGCCGTCGCCCTCCACCGGCGCACCGCCCGACGCGGCCGCGCTCTCCTCGGCATGACCCTCGGCGCCGCCGACCTGATCGTCCTGGCCGCCGTCGTGACCGTCGACGGCACGGTCAGCTGGAGCTTCGCCTGACCCGCACCCGTACAGGGCCCGCGCCGCGCCGCCTCGAGGGCGGGAACTCCCCGACCACCCAGCGGCGAGACCGGGCGCGAGCCCATCCGCTACCCTGTTCACGGCCAGCCGATGGTGCGTACACCGCCCGCCGTGACCTCTCACCCAGGGCACCGCACCACCACTGACCGCCCCGCCTCCGTAGCTCAGGGGATAGAGCACCGCTCTCCTAAAGCGGGTGTCGCAGGTTCGAATCCTGCCGGGGGCACCAGGCAAAACGGCCCGGACCGATCATGGTCCGGGCCGTTTTGACGGCAGGAGTTGACGGCAGTTCCTACTTCCGGCGCTTGAACAGCCGGTCCATGTGACTCATCGCCTCACGCCGATGGTTGTCGTTCACGTGCGTGTAGACGTTCATCGTGACGGCAATCTGGGAGTGCCCCAGGATCTCCATGACGGTGCGCGGGGCGACGCCGGCCGCGAAAAGCAGCGAGGCGCATCCGTGCCTGGTGTCGTGCAGTCGCACCCGCGGCAACCCCGCAGCCACCGCGATCCGTCCGAAGGACCGGTACAGGTTCCGCGGTTCGACGGGCCGCCCCGTGCGGGTGGTGAACACGTAGTCCCCGTCGTGCCAGTCGGTCCCGGCAACGGCTCGCTGCCCGGCCTGGCGCAGACGCTGCCACCGCAGCGGGGCAACGCACATGAGCGGAAGGGGAACCGTCCTCGCACGCCGATTCTTAGTTGTGTCCACGTACAGCTCCTTGGTGCCTCGCTGGAGCTGTCGCCGAACGGTGAGCGTGCGCCGTTCAAAATCCACGTCCTGCCAGTGCAGGCCGAGGATTTCACCGCGTCGCAGTCCGAGCGCGATCGCGAGCACGAACGCGGGATACAGCGGGTCGGGCCGCGCGGCCTCCAGAAACGCCAAGCTTTCGTCCAGCGTCCACGGCCGTAGCTCCCGCGGCGCCGGAACCAACTGTGCGACGTTCCGGGTGATCAGCTCCTCCCGGCAGGCTGCCGTCAGCGCAGTCCGGAGTACTCGGTGCGATTCCTTCGCGGTCGCGGCGGACGCCTGCTCCGTGACCGCAGAAACCATCCGTCGCACGTTCGCTGTACTCAGCGTCTCCAACCGACGCGTTCCCAACTGTGGGACGAGGTACAGCCGCACGTGCATCTCGTATTTTGCATACGTGGTGCGCTTGCGCTGCGGCTTGATGTACTCCTCCAGCCAGTACGGCAGCCATTCGGAGAGCTTGGCGGACCGGGTGGGTGTCGGGATGCCCTGACGGTCGCGCCGAACGAGTTCCTGGCGCTTCTCGTCACAGTCTTCCCATGTGACGCCGTAGATGGTCTTGCGCTTGCGGGTGCCGTCGGGCTGCGGGACGTAGACGCGTCCTTCCCAGCGGCCATCCTTGCGCTGCCAGATGCTGCCGGCGCCGTTGGGGTTCCTCTTTCGGGCTGCCATCAGGCGGCGTTCTCCTCGATTCGTTCCTGCATGAAGGCGCGCAGACTGTCGGGGGACACGCGCCGTGCGCGCCCGACGGTGAAGCTCGCCAACTGACGGGATCGGATGAGGTCGTAGACCTTGCTCTTGCTCAGGCGCAGGGCGGTCATGACCTCAGGGACGGTGAGGGCTTCTTGGGTTGTCGGCAGCGTGGTGTTGCTCATCGCGGCGTGTCTCCCGAGGAATGCTCGAAGGGGGCCTGCCGGCCCCCTTCCGTGAGGTCCGCTACATCCGCTACATCCGCTACACCGCAGGTCAGGGGCCTGTTCGGTGTAGCGGATAGGCGGGATGTAGCGGATAGCTGCCGCTACGCGGAGCGGACGGCGAACAGCGGTGATGTAGCGGTCGTATCCGCTACACGGCTCTCATCCGCTACAGGAAAACCTTCTGTGACCTGGGCTGTAGCGGATGTAGCGGCTGTAGCGGACGCCTCAGGGGGTGGGGGGCAGTACCGCATCCAGGCGTCGGCGAGGTCGGCGGCGTAGTAGCCCTTGGGGACGCCGGCGGCGGTGCGGATGCTGCGGGGCTTGATGGGCTCGTTGTCGCCGGTGACGTACTCGCCGAGCATCTTGGCCAGCGTGCGGGAGTTGAGTGGCTGGCCGCCCATGTCGCCCCACGGGGCCTCTTCCATGGCGTTGAGGCATTCGAGGATGACGGCGGTGGGCATGCGGTCGGCGCCGCGGAAGACCTGGTCGCGCAGGCCGGTAAGCAGTTGGACGCCGAGGGAGGCTTTATCGCCCTTCTTAGCGGCCTTGATCAGCTCGATGCAGGCGGCGCGGGCCCGCTCGGGCCAGGAGCCACCGGCCGCGTCGGCGACCGCAAGCAGAGGCTCCCAGACGTCCGCGGGCCGGTCGCTGACCCCGGCGGGCAGCTCGGGCCAGGCCCCGTCGACCAGGTGCCGCACGCTGTTCGCCCAGGTGGCGAGCCGGTCCCGCAACGCGTTGCCTTCGGGGATGTGCTTGCGCTGGCGGAAGGGTTCGACCTTCTCGTTGGGGGCGCGCTTGCGCATCCGAATGATGACCGAGCGCGTCATGATCGTGTCCGGTAGGTTGCCCAGCCCTGCCAGGGCGACGGCACAGAAGGTCTCGAAGCGGTGCGAGTCCTGCTTGGAGCCTTCCCCGACGCAGCGCAGGACGCCGACGCCGCGGCGGTGGCCGGCGTTGATGAAGCCGCGGAGTTCTTCGTTGTCGCCGGCCTTGGGGCCGAAGATGGTGTCGATCTCGTCGAAGAGGATCGTGGGCAGGTTGCCGGGGTCGGAGACTGAGCGGAACAGCGCCGATACCGACGCCTGGGCGGCCAGGATGTCGTTGGGTACGAGGGTCTGGATGACCTCCAGCGCGCGGGACTTTCCCGACCCGGGTTCGGGTGAGAGGAAGGCGATGCGCGGGGTGTAGTCGAAGCAGTCCATCAGGTGCGCGTGCGCGTCCCACAAGGTCACGGCCACGTAGGCGGCTTCCAGCGGGAAGATGTTGAAGCGGCGGTGGAAGGCTTCGACCTCATCGAGCAGCGCGGCGCCGTCGATGGGTGGCTTGGGGGTCGTGGTCATGCGGCGGTCCTGTCTTCCTTGACGGCGCGGAGGGGGCAGTCGTCGCGGTGGGCGGTGTGCTCCTCGATGAGGGCGAGCACTTTGCGCTGGCCGACCGCGCTGCGGTTGCGTCCGCACTCGCAGATCGAGGTGGCGGTGGGGATGGCGCCGCGGCCGGGGGCGGTGATGTGCAGCCAGGCCACGGGGCGGCGCCGGTCGTTCGGCTGCGGGTCAGGGCGAAGAGCTGAAAGGACGCCCTTGCGGGCGACGCCCTTCGGCGCTCCACTGCCGGCGGGGGTGGCGGCCGGTTCGGCGGGGCCGGGGTGGTCCGTGGCTGCCGGGAGGCTCTTAAGGCGGGGAGGGCGACCGGCGCTCATGCGGTCTTGCCCTGCGGGTTGTGGGCGATGGACCAGTTCAGGGCGCTGGTGATGACCGGTGTGCACTCGCGCTCGGACAGTCCGGCCGACTCGCCCGCCTGCTTAAGAGCCTCTTCGACCACCTGGCGGGGCAGGTCTCCGGAGGCGACGAACCGGCCCAGGGCGCGGGCGGCCCGGGTGAGCGTCCAGTTCCGCTCGCGGTCCGCACCGTGAAGGTGTGGGGGACGGGCTGCCCGGCGCGCTCGCAGAGCGCCTGGAAGGTCTCCACGCCGTCAGGCGTGTCCGAACCGCTCTTGCTCTTGGGTCGGTCCAGGTCGATGACCAGCAGCCCGGAGGGGCCGGTGGCGATACCGACGTTGAACAGCGCCCCAGAGAACGCCGTACGGATGCGGTCCGGGTCGAGGGTGGCGCGCTGCTCCCACTTGCGGTGCCCGGCCGCGCAATCCCCGGTACGCCGGCAGGTGGCTTCGCCGTGCAGGGCGGGGGCCTTCTCGCCGGGGCGCAGGGGGAAGACGTGCCAGCCGCGGTCGGCTGCGGCCAGAGCAGCGTCCAGGAGACGCCACCGGCCGTCGGAGACTCGCCGGGAGGGGGTGGGTTGGGTCATGCTGGAGTCCTCCATGTCTGTGGAAGGGCTGGAGACCAGGGCGACCGCGCTTCTTTGGCGAGACTGAGCGGTCGCCTTTGGTGTGCCCTGGGGCTGGTCAGTGGTGGTTGATGGTTCCGCTGGCCCGGCCGAACAGGCCGGTGGCCGTGATGTTCTGCGTGATCGGAGCAGGAGCCGGAACGGGGCGGCGGCAGCGCTTGAGCAGGGCCAGCGCGGCCCCGCCCCCAGCGGCGATGAGGGCGACGGCGGCCCACAGGGCATCGGTCATGGCGATCAGTCCCGGTGCGGCGTAGGAGAGCCCGACCGCGGCCAAGGCAATGCCACCGCCGACGGTCGGAGCAAGCAGGGCGGTGGTCTTGGCCCAGGCCGGGATCGGCTGCGAGGCCGGGGCGGCGGGTGCGGGGGATGCGGTCGGCTCGGCGTACCCGAGGACTCGGGTACCGCCGGGGAGGATCACGGCCTGAACGCCCGGAGGGATCTCCGCGGGCCGCATCGGCGGGTAGCGCAGCTCCTGCGCTGAGGTGAGGTGGGCGGTCTGGATGGTGGTGGGGGTGAGCGGTTCGGGGGTGTCCACAAAGTGCCTCCGAGCACGCGGCGGGCGCCCCTTCGATGTGGAGGGGCGCCCGGATGCTGGTCACGGTGTGTGGTCGTACTGGTTAGTGGTTACTGGTTACTGGCAACCGCCCTCGTGAGAGGCCCTGTGTGGCCACTGGAGGGGGTTTTACTGGTTAGTGGCAAGTTGCCAGTAACCAGTAGCTCCCTGTGGTCGCCTGAGGGGTGTTCTCAGGCGTGGTCGGGGTGGACGTAGACCGAGTGCGGGCCGTTGTCCCGGTAGATCAGTTCGCCGCGCTCGACGGCGGCCTGGAGGGCCTTGCGGACGGCCAGGCGGCTGCGGCCGACGAGGTCGGCCACCGCCGAGGGCTTCATGCCCATGGCGCCGGCCGACTCGATCGCGTCGATCGCCTCGGCCAGCCACTCCGGCCCGCTCTCCTCCCCGCCGCCGCTGTTGTCCGAGCCGCGGAGCGGAGAGGTTCAGCCCCTCGGCCTTCGGTGCCGGCTGCTCGACCGGTGCGGAGTCGGTGGTGGTGCCGAACTGTTCGTCGATCTGCTGCATGAACTTCCGGGCCAGAGCGTCCGCGTCCTCTCCCGCCTTGGCGGCCGGGGCGGACTGCTCGCGCAGGGCGGAGAGGTTCAGCCCCGCCCCGGTGTTCGTGCCAGCCGACTGGACGGGCGCGGTCTCGGTGGTGCCGGTGTCGCCCATCCAGGCCAGCCGGTCCGCGTCCCAGCGGGTGGCGTAGTCCGGTCCGGCGGCGCGGGCGGAGATCTCGTCGAGGACGGGGTGGCGGTCGCTGGTGGCGTGGACGATGTCGCGGATCTGGTTGGGCAGGATCCGCCAGTTCTTGAACAGCCCCGCCGGGGACTCCGGCGTGCCCATGAACCCCGACCCCTTGTAGGGGGCCTGTTCGACCTTCAGGCCGCGGCGGCCGGGGAACATCTTCCCCAGGTCCATGCCCTCGGTCTCCCCGCCGGTCAGGGCGACGCGGACCTTGGCTTCGCGGCGGATCATGAGGTTGCCGAGGACGGAGCCGGTGGCGCCCAGGGCGGTGAGGATGGTGCGGCCGCCCATGGCGCGCATGATGCGGATGACTTCCAGGATGAGCTTGGCCAGCTCCCGGATGGTCTTGTCGTTGCTGGCCAGGATCTCCGCGCCCTCGTCGATGACCAGCATGATCTGGGGGATCTTGCGGCTGATGGGCAGCAGGTCGGTGTTCCGGGCGGCCATCAGCTCCTGGTAGGCGGTCTTGCGGTGCTTGGCGATGCGCACCATCGCCTCCAGCATCCGCCCCGCTTCCTTCGGCGTGGCGGCCAGCCAGTCAATCCCGGGCCGCACCTTGTCCCCAACCGTGCCGTCGGGGGTGAGGGCGGGGCGGACCCAGGGCAGGTCGGCGGATCCGGCGTTGAGGTCGATGACCCAGGTCAGCACGTCCTCGGCGCGGGCGAACCCGGCCAGCACGGTGTGCACCAGGTTCGTCTTGCCCGACCCGGTCGGGCCGACCAGGAGGGCGCACTGCTCGCGCAGGTAGGCCAGGATCTGGTCAGCGTTGCTGCGCACGCCCCAGGGGATGCCGGTGTGGATGGACAGCGGGCTGTAGTCCTCTTCCGTCACGATGGTGAAGCTCCCTTCGAGGGGCAGGGCGCCCCGGCCGGGCCCTAGGAAGCGAGGCCGGGGCGTCGTGATGAGGAAGGTCAGGCGGCCAGGCACAGGGCCGCTACGACGAGAGCGGTGATGTGGGCGGTCTGATCGACGTGCGCGGCCCCGCCGCGCTCCGCCCACTTGGACTGCCGGGCCAGTCGCATCCAGCGCTGGATGGGCCAGCGGCGATCAATCAGGCTGTGCGTGGCACCGATCCACACCACCGCGACCGCCGCGGGCAGCGGCGGAAGATGCCACCCCAGCGCGGCCGTGCCGATGGCCAGCAGCAGGCCGCTGATCAGGACGTGGGTGGCGGCGTGGGCCAGGTTGGCAGCCCAGCCGGTGCGGCCGGGATTGGCTTTGCAGGTGGCCTGGTGGTCGGTCTGGAGTGGGTTTGTCGCTGCTTTCTTGGCGTGTCTCACATTCCCCAACTCCCGTTGGTCAGGCGTGGGGTTAGCAGTTGATGACGGACGTGTCGCGGACGTACCGTCCCGCCGCGTGTTGGTGCACTTCTTCTCTGCCGATGGCTGGCAGTACTGGGGGCTCGATGGCGAGCCGTTGATCCCTGAGCGGATGCCGGTGCTGTTCGACGACGACTTTGTGTTCGAGGACATGCACGGTCCGAGGGCGACGCGGGCGGTGAACGCCTGGCTTCGTACGCTGCCGTCGAGCGGGGCGCCGTCGCCGAATTCGTGGCGGGCGTACGCGCTGGCGGCCCGGGACTGGCTTACGCATCTGCGCCGGCACCGTGTCGAGGTGTTCGGTACGCGGCAGGAGCTGGTGGCCGCGCTCGCTACGTACGCGGACCGCCGGTTGTCGGGGCCGTTGGACGAGCGGTTGGAGTTCTCGTCGTGGGAGTTGCAGGTCACGGCGTTGAGCCGGTTCTACGACTGGGCCGAGAGCGAGGGCCTGGCCGCGGCGGTGCCGTTCACGGTGGCCACGGGCAAGCGGATGGTGCAGGGCCGGCTGGTGGAGACCCGGCACAACCGGGCCCGGCTGCGGCGGCCGAAGCCGCACGTGAAGGTGCAGTATCTGGAGTCTGACTTCGCCAATCTATTCCGCTACGGCCTGGCCGGGCTGGGCCCGGATGGACTGG includes these proteins:
- a CDS encoding TetR family transcriptional regulator; the protein is MSHTTGVRQAQKQKTRQALLDAGLRLLAEQSLSSIGLREVTRMVGVAPAAFYRHFRDIPDLGVALVEESLGSLHGVVRAILAEQPDAEGRIDRTVAVVEQYVRENPAHIRFIARERHGGVRAVRRAIAAELARFAAEVAAALRAQPVSDGWSDDDVLMLAEMYVDHLVMTASAILDAADDGDTVACDRIAERARRQLRLVSLGRRHWRD
- a CDS encoding DUF4190 domain-containing protein, producing MTTLTHRLRTEPDETRTESGGTGTGPAATGAAPTPRRKGSQADGMAVASFVLGLVGLLVMNLVLGPLSLILGAVALHRRTARRGRALLGMTLGAADLIVLAAVVTVDGTVSWSFA
- a CDS encoding site-specific integrase yields the protein MAARKRNPNGAGSIWQRKDGRWEGRVYVPQPDGTRKRKTIYGVTWEDCDEKRQELVRRDRQGIPTPTRSAKLSEWLPYWLEEYIKPQRKRTTYAKYEMHVRLYLVPQLGTRRLETLSTANVRRMVSAVTEQASAATAKESHRVLRTALTAACREELITRNVAQLVPAPRELRPWTLDESLAFLEAARPDPLYPAFVLAIALGLRRGEILGLHWQDVDFERRTLTVRRQLQRGTKELYVDTTKNRRARTVPLPLMCVAPLRWQRLRQAGQRAVAGTDWHDGDYVFTTRTGRPVEPRNLYRSFGRIAVAAGLPRVRLHDTRHGCASLLFAAGVAPRTVMEILGHSQIAVTMNVYTHVNDNHRREAMSHMDRLFKRRK
- a CDS encoding helix-turn-helix domain-containing protein gives rise to the protein MSNTTLPTTQEALTVPEVMTALRLSKSKVYDLIRSRQLASFTVGRARRVSPDSLRAFMQERIEENAA
- a CDS encoding DUF3631 domain-containing protein, producing the protein MTTTPKPPIDGAALLDEVEAFHRRFNIFPLEAAYVAVTLWDAHAHLMDCFDYTPRIAFLSPEPGSGKSRALEVIQTLVPNDILAAQASVSALFRSVSDPGNLPTILFDEIDTIFGPKAGDNEELRGFINAGHRRGVGVLRCVGEGSKQDSHRFETFCAVALAGLGNLPDTIMTRSVIIRMRKRAPNEKVEPFRQRKHIPEGNALRDRLATWANSVRHLVDGAWPELPAGVSDRPADVWEPLLAVADAAGGSWPERARAACIELIKAAKKGDKASLGVQLLTGLRDQVFRGADRMPTAVILECLNAMEEAPWGDMGGQPLNSRTLAKMLGEYVTGDNEPIKPRSIRTAAGVPKGYYAADLADAWMRYCPPPPEASATAATSATAQVTEGFPVADESRVADTTATSPLFAVRSA
- a CDS encoding DUF3307 domain-containing protein gives rise to the protein MRHAKKAATNPLQTDHQATCKANPGRTGWAANLAHAATHVLISGLLLAIGTAALGWHLPPLPAAVAVVWIGATHSLIDRRWPIQRWMRLARQSKWAERGGAAHVDQTAHITALVVAALCLAA